The Antarcticibacterium sp. 1MA-6-2 genome has a window encoding:
- a CDS encoding NRDE family protein produces MCTVTLLPNNETTKGFILTSNRDEAAERKAVPPEIYEVNGVNILFPKDKVAGGTWIGVGENCRLICL; encoded by the coding sequence TTGTGTACAGTAACTCTGCTTCCGAATAATGAAACCACAAAAGGCTTTATACTAACTTCAAACAGGGATGAGGCGGCTGAAAGAAAAGCTGTTCCGCCGGAAATCTATGAAGTAAACGGGGTGAACATCCTTTTCCCAAAGGACAAGGTTGCAGGAGGCACCTGGATAGGAGTTGGCGAAAATTGCAGGTTGATCTGTCTTTAA